The region aaagttaaaaatagaactaccatatgaacCTGAAATTCTACTTCTGAGTATATACTCAAAAATACTGAGAGCAGGTTCTTGAAGAAATATTTGGACACATGTTCACAATAGCATTCATCACAGCagctaaaacatggaagcaactcaagtatCTGCTGATGGATGAATAAACAATATGTAGTATGTACACACAATAgaattattcagccttaaaaggaaATTCTGTAACATGCCACAACATGGGTGAACCAcaaggttattatgctaagtgaaataaatcaatcacaaaaagacaaatattgttttattcaacTTCTTTGAGGTACTTAAGAATAGTCAAATTTAtcaagacagaaagtagaatggtagcTGCCATGCAGTGGgtgaaggggagaatggggagttacTATTTAACGGGGAAAGAATTTCaactttaaagatgaagagaattATGGGGATGGATGGTAGTGACGGTTgcacaaaaatgtgaatatatttactaccactgaactatacacttaaagaTAATTAatttggccttggctggtgtggctcagtggattgagtgacgaCCTGTAAACCAATATAAGAAATGAATTCAGATGGATCAAAGAATTGTCAagacaaaaaggaacaaagattATATTTCATTACAGATTCTTACAGATTCTTCTCATAGTAGCAAAGACTAGACACACTCTACCCACCAGggagtatgtatgtgtgtacactgGAATACTATCCAGCTATCATACAGAATGTAGATGGTCAGAGAAAGATGCATGATTTCAAAGATACATGCATGGTTCAGTAAAAATGGCAGATGCAGTAGAGTGCTGATAGTATACTCTTTGTTTAAAATATGGGTCATATAAACATACTTGTGTAGTAGTGTATACACAGAGTATTTTAGATATACAAGAAATATAACTACTTGATTCTGGGGATGAGATTGGTTGGGAGGTCAGGGGAGATACTGTAACTAACTTTACAAACTCTTTGTTTGGAAAATACCTTaacccacatttttaaaacttaaataatccaaaagcaaaacaaatttagATTCAATGGTCATTTAACGTTTGAATATAGAAAAGTTTCTTTCCTATAATAGAATGAGCAAGTGTTTTGAGAATCAACTAGTCAAATGCTATTAATTCAAAACCAAGTCTGACACTCctaaaatagtgaaaaattagaGTACGtaaattcaaaaatgtttttaaatcatataGTAATGTTAACCAACACTTGTCTACCTGAGAATTGGCGCTATTACACAATCCCAAGGACCTACCTAAACGAAATGGAAAAAGAACCACTACCAAATCTTCCTAGAGATAttgttggaagaaaaaaagagttataACAGTGAGATGGCTTaagcttaaaataataatagatccACTTGTTCATTTTCATAGGTAGCTTTATTTGGGttttagaaaaatatctacaaTTACTGGATCCTCAGCTCtcttaaatagttttaaattaacGTATGCAAGTACAAGGAAACTATTTCCACAGTTGGAATGCCAATACTGTTCAATAAAGCAGCAGACAGGAATTCTGGCAGCCAAGTCCAACCACTGACAGGAGCAGCAGGAACTGAGCAGATCATCTGGGTCAGATAGCACAGGAGAGGTTTGTCCCATTTgtttgaattttaagaaaataaaagatacgtGTATTTAGCTATCCTAACCACTGTACTTTTCGTGTAGACATTTGGATGTAGGGTGGAGGCCCTTGGAGCCTACAGGCTAACTCTGTTCAAGCAGAGCTCACCTTTCAGGGGGGTGCTCAGTGGGTTTAGATCTGTTAGGATTACCTGTCAGTTGACTGCTAGCAAACGAAACTCAAAGTTGTGGAGTATTTGTTAATACTGTTTCTTTGGATCAGACCCCTACTTTCTCCTGAATGTTCTCCTTAATGAATTCACAGTATCCAGCACTGTTTTTGAAGACAGTTCAGGTGGCAGCTGACTTCCACGGTTTCAAGAAGTTAAGTAAGAAGGCAGCAGGGAGTGCCTCAGCTTAGTTTCAACCTCACCCTTTCCAGGATATACTATGTACTGTATATAAATAACTACATCCTATGGAAACTCCAGGCCTACCTCTCTAGGAGCACAATTCGGCCCCCACTGCTTCCGGGGCTTCTCATGGAATGGCAGCTTAATCAGCGTGCCAGCCAGAGCCCAGTTTGTCATAGGACTTCCTGAGGGGCTTAAAGGGAACTAACTGGGTTAGGGAACTGATACCAGGAGCCATTCTCTTTCTTTGCAGTACACACACACTTGCTAAGTAAGCAAAGCGTGCTGAGTAGCTTCAGGCTTTGGGCTCTACAAACGCTTGTCTGATTGGGAGAGGGGTAATGGGAGACAGGAAATGAGTAGGGGGGAGCTGGAGGCCCAttaggaaggagaggggagagtgcGAAATTTTGTTCTCTGCTCTTGGATCTCCTGCTTAGTCTTTTGGATGCAGCTGAATATCTCCTTAAAGAGCGCTTTGTATTCAGGAGGCGGTGTGCTGCTGGGGGAGCAGGCAGGCTCAGGGGTGCCAGTGGTGGTCAGATCCCTGGCAGCTGGGTCCCTGGCTGGAGCCCTGGCAGTCTGCACAGCCTTGTGGGACAGTGAGTCCCTCTCCTGCTGGCATTTCTGCAGCAGCTCGTCATACTTGGCTTTCAGGGCACTATACTGAGTGTCCACTTCATGCAGCAGGGACACGCCCCTCTGCTTCACAGCCTTGGCCCTTCGGATGCAAGTCTCCTCATGGCCCTTCACAATATCACCACCTGCTAAGCTACTGAGCACTGTCTCGCTGCTGCTGCGCTTGAGGGGCCTCCGCTGGGTCTCAGGTACCGTCAGCAGCATCTCCTCCAGCAAGCTCTGGTCAGGTTCCTTGAAAGGGACCAATAGGGAGCCGGGCACCAGCTTCTCAACCCCATTCACGAAGGGATGCTCCGACTGCAGCACCCGCCGCATTTCAGCCACCTCAGCCTCCAGCTCCAGCGCCCGGGCCTGGTAGTCGCTGGCAGCCCCCAGCTGCTGTTGCAGCTCATCATTCTCCTTCAGTACGAGCCCATACTCTTcctccaggcctccccacctcTGCCGCTCCAGGCTCAGCTGTGCTTGCAGCGTCCTCACTGCCTTCTTCAAGTgcttgttttcctcttcctcaggGCTTGGCTGACTTGGCAAGGAAGTGATCTTCTCTGCAAACACGTGGTCATACACAAAGTGTCTAcaaaaaaatgtggaaagaataTATTACACAGGTGACTGAGAACGAAGAGAAgagtagtgatttttttttttcagctaaatgttttttaaatgtttttgaggaGCTGTGACAGGGACTGAATTTTGCCTATTCCTCACTAGAGCAGTggctaaaaataaattgtgtgaGGTGGgcaaataaaacatatttgaaaacataatttttaagactgactttttcttaaacattaaaaGTGCTCCAAAACAGAGATAGTCGACTGCTATCTCTCCAAGGAGTGGGAGTAGCCCTGAGGTCCCTGACCTTGGTTAGATTAGACTCTCCAGGGTAGTCCTAAAAATTATTGACTCCTGGGTcccacccctccgcccccaccctgATTCTAGCCTAGCTGGTCTGCCACCTGGACTTGGGGGTCTCCCAAGCTCTCCATGTGGTTTATAACatgcagccaaggctgagaaccaTTGCTGCAGTGATTTTTAACCAGGAAAGCACACCAGAATCACCTGGCAGCTTTTTACCCACACCCAGAGATTCTGATATAGGCCTGAAGGAATCCCTTGTATTGCAGTTGGAAAAACTCCACAGGTGAGCTGATGAACCAAGCAACCCAAGGGCAAGACCCAGCAAACACAGAGCTGGCCTCTCTCCTGTTCAAGGTCCTGTGTGACAATGTGCTCGCCTGCCTCTCACGGGATGGAAAGCCCCATGAGGGAGGGCAGGACCTGTCTGTTTTTCTTACTACTTCTCATGTCCAGCACAGCACCTAatgcacagcaggtgctcaataaatagttcttAAATAGAAATTCAATCTCATAACTAAACTGTAAAGGCATTTCTGTAGGCACAAAAACCATTCACCAGGATTTTTGTTTTACTGCAATTTCAATGTTTTCTTCACTCTAATGTGAAATACAACCCCCAAATTTGTGGTCTATCAGAAGTACTGCAtcttattttaaactaaaatttaaacaCATTAAGAGCATGGAAATAAATGCTCCTAAGACTTTAGAAAATGAGTTTTTCATGGAATTACTAATACCCAAGAACTGTATAACTTGCATGTTTAAGTGGTTTTACTCAAACCACTGGTGCTCTAATAGCCAAGTGGCGTTTCTTAAATGTACTTTGAAGCTACAGGAGTGCAGACGGCATGTGTGCGAAGACACCTCCACCAGGACACGCTACAGAAGGTGGGCTCTTACTGGCGCAGGTCATAGAGCTCTTTCAGACATGAGAAGCTGGGTGCTGACTTCCGGTCACATTTCCCCTGGCTGCTCCTCCCTTGGCTAGATGACTTCAACTCCTCCACTTGGCCCTGGAGGTGATCGATGTTGGCTTGCAGGCACTCGACTGTTTCAGTCAGACTGTGAGGGACAGACAGAGGCCGATCGTTGCTTGTCATATGAAATTGAGGGCATACATAGTAAGGAGAGATTAGTTTTCAGCCTCTCAAACTGGGCTTTCTTAATGGAAAAGACTGCAACCTAATCTCTATTCTTcataaagaattaaattaaaCCTTACCCCATACTGACCCAAACCCACAACAGCCATGATCTATTCTACTTCGTACCCAATgactcctgcccagggcctcCTTGATGGATTCTAGAAAGTTTTACCTCAGAATCTTCTGCTGTGAGGCCTTGCTATCAGCAACAagcttttggtttgtttcttccAGTTCCCTTGCTGTGACATCTAACTGCTCATAAACCTTTGCATGCTGCTCATTCATCTGCCGCAGAAGCTCCACCTGCTTGGTCAGGTACTGTAAGAGAAGGTGGTTGCAATCAGTCACCCACTAAACAGATAAGACACCTGCTGCCTTCCAGCACCACTGGATGTCATGCAAGGCAATTCTCACATAAACTCCCTGGAGTCAGGGACCCCACAGGTCGTGAGGGTTCATTCCCACAAAGATGCTCCCACTTTAGATGCCAGTTGCAAGTCCCAGGGGCTGCCTGAACTTTCGGCTAACTGGCTTTAATTTGAGGGTTCCCATGACCTCCCCTCAGGTTCAGTAATTTGCTACAAGaattcacagaactcaggaaactgCTTTACTTACATGTACTGGTTTATTTATAAAGGAATCAACTTAGGAACAGCCAACTGGAAGAGAAGCACTGGGCAAGGTTTGGGGCTGGACAGGTGGccgagcttccatgccctctccagaCGTACCACCCGCCCACACATCagtgtgttcaccagcccagaAACTCCCTCGGCctcatttcagttttattgaagCCTCAGTATATAGGTATGACTGATTAAATAATCACCAGTCTCcagtccctgtcccctccccagaggctggAGCGGGGCTGAGAATTCTAGCTTTCTTCTGGCAACCAGTCTCCATCCTACCAGTCAGGAAATTCCAAACATTTTATGAGCTTTGTGTCAGGAACTGGAGACAAAGAATAAATATGTAATCTTTATTATACCCACAATACCCCAGgtttattttatgaaaagaagACTTTAAATCTTAACTGAACTACTTATCCTAATAGGTGAGTACAGGTCATGCTTTATATGCTCCGTCCCCCGAGTGCTCACCAACACCCTGTGCATCACTGAAGTTGGGCAAACCCTACAAGCACATAACATGCATAAAATTCACATCCAACAGGAAAAGCTAGTGAGAGATGCTGATCCCACAGGAGAAAAAGCATGGAACACGCAATCAATGTTTAAGCAAAAGTTTCATGctttacagaaagaagaaagcctgaaGTGGAGGATTTCAGAtgatttttacttgaaaaataatttttttctctaagtgAGCCTTtgtgggaaaaaaagaggggggtggggggagacgaGGGATAATATTGACTTAACAAGAAAGAgatattttagtttattattcaaaagctcttatttttaattctgtaagAATGTTATCACCATAATCCTTATTCATGAAAAACCTGCCAGATTATTTTGGTGCTGCTAACACTGCTTTCTAAATGGCCAAGGATAGAGAATAAtcacaatgatgcctcagtgtTAAGTTACTTTGATTACCTACTCAGCTCTACCTGAAGACACTGAAACAGTATATATTCCAGAtgaaatatatatagtatttctCTGGAAAGAAGAAAGGTAAGTCTGAGGCATCACCAATGGCCAAATGGTAACAGACCAAAgatataactttaaaaacatttttcttgaggCTTTTtgaaaaatcctcacccaaggatttagagagagagaaacattaatgtgagaatCACTGATCAGTAGCCTCCTTCTATGCACCccaatcagggattgaacctgtaacctaggtatgtgccctggatcaaacccgcaaacttttggtgtaaggataatgcttcaaccaactgaaccacccggccagggcttcttGAGGCTTTTTACACAACTATACAAGTATTTGAAAAACTAACCAACTTTTCAAATAATAGGATAGACAAGCTCTTTAAATGGCAGTGTAGCAGAGCTGAAAAAACACACATGGCCTGTTTTTCAAATCTGGTTACATAACTTGGGATCAATGTGTTGAGGAAACAGCTCTCATAACTTCAACTGTCTCATCTAAATTCTTGGGGTCAAAAGTGTTCTGGAAAATTCTTTAAACTTTAGAAAGACAACATGGCACAATCCATCcacacactttatttatttatttttaaataatatattttattgattatgctattagttgtcccattaccccccccattcccctccgccctgcacaccccctttccacccacattccccctctttagttcttgtccatgggtcatacagttaagttctttggcttctacatttcctatactattcttaacctccccctgtctatttcctacctaccatttatgctacttattctctgtacttttcctccctctctccccctcccactcccctgctgataaccctccatgtgatctgcatttctgtgattctttcctgttctagttgtttgcttagtttgcttttgtttttgttttaggtgtggtcgttaataactgtgagtttgctgtcatttttactgttcatattttttatcttctttttcatagataagtcccttcaacatttcatataataagggcttggtgatgatgaactccttgaacttgaccttatctgggaagcactttatctgctccttcattctaaatgaaagctttgctggatagagcaatcttggatgtaggtccttgcctttcatgacttggaatacttctttccagccccttcttgcctgcaaagtttctttttaagaaagcagctgaaggtcctatgggaactcctttgtaggtaactgtccccttttctcttgtggcttttaagattctttccttatctttaaccttggctaatgtaattatgatgtgcctcggtgtgttcctccttgggtccaacttctttgggactctctgagcttcttggacttcctggaagtctatttcctttgccagattgggaaagttctccttcattatttgttcaaataagttttcaatttgttgctcttcctcttctccttctggtacccctatgattaggatgttgcagtgtttaaagatgtcctggaggttcctaagcctcttctcatttttctgaattcttgtttcttcattcttttctgttgagtgtttctttcttccttctggtccacactgttgatttgagtcccagtttccttcccttttcatctaatttgcgaccaaattcaaccaattctgtgagcatcctgattaccagtgttttgagctgtgcatctgataggttggctatctcttcatcacttagttgtattatgtctggagctttgatctgttctttcattgggccatttttttttttttgtcttggggtgcctgagccacgaaaggttaagtgcctaaggcaggttctgctgaaaggacagATGCACCAGACTGTCTCGGAaggtgcaggtaaaaatgctggaagaacttgtcctcgtgtaaaaagtctacccgcatccacacaactgtggCTCCTCGGAAAAACACACGTTCtaggtggaagggatcactgctcttttctttccaagttttccgcctgccGCATTCCTCCATCCACACACTTTATAACACCCCAGTGAGGTCTGGGTAGCACCCTGTAATTAAGCATTACTATTTCTGCATCTAAAAGTATGAATAAAGATTATAAACAGTCTCACATCAGTTCAGATCAAGGTTTGCTGCCTTCCCCCACGCCCCCATTTTTGCTGCaaacttaagggaaaaaaaccttGTTTTATAAGCCTTAAGTTTGGAATTGAACAAAAGAGGTTGTAGATCAGTTTGCATGTAGCTTGTAGGTGCTAATGAAATGAGGTAAGGAGCACAGCACATGGCCCCTGTGAAGTCTGTTCTTACTCTTCACACCCTCAGCCCCAG is a window of Desmodus rotundus isolate HL8 chromosome 1, HLdesRot8A.1, whole genome shotgun sequence DNA encoding:
- the CDR2 gene encoding cerebellar degeneration-related protein 2, with the protein product MLAENLVEEFEMKEDESWYDQQDLQQDLHLAAELGKTLLDRNTELEDSLQQMYTTNQEQLQEIEYLTKQVELLRQMNEQHAKVYEQLDVTARELEETNQKLVADSKASQQKILSLTETVECLQANIDHLQGQVEELKSSSQGRSSQGKCDRKSAPSFSCLKELYDLRQHFVYDHVFAEKITSLPSQPSPEEEENKHLKKAVRTLQAQLSLERQRWGGLEEEYGLVLKENDELQQQLGAASDYQARALELEAEVAEMRRVLQSEHPFVNGVEKLVPGSLLVPFKEPDQSLLEEMLLTVPETQRRPLKRSSSETVLSSLAGGDIVKGHEETCIRRAKAVKQRGVSLLHEVDTQYSALKAKYDELLQKCQQERDSLSHKAVQTARAPARDPAARDLTTTGTPEPACSPSSTPPPEYKALFKEIFSCIQKTKQEIQEQRTKFRTLPSPS